From a single Miscanthus floridulus cultivar M001 chromosome 8, ASM1932011v1, whole genome shotgun sequence genomic region:
- the LOC136470093 gene encoding uncharacterized protein, translating to MGHDIRYISRIAIKSHALMDFVTEWMEVQLPTLDVTHEYWTMYFDGSIMAPGLGARVVLISPNGSRLRYSIRLYFLASNNTMEYKALINGLCIAIELGATWLYVHSNSELVVDQFMKESSCKSRLMVAYCQEVRKPEDKFQGIELHYVPRKDNDAADFIAKIGC from the coding sequence atgggccacgacatcaggtatatctccCGCATTGCTATTAAGTCTCatgctctcatggattttgtcaccgaatggatggaggtccagctaccgaccctagacgtcacccacgagtactggacgatgtactttgatgggtctataATGGCGCCTGGcttaggggctagagtggttctgatctccccaaatgggagcaggctccgctactCGATCCGCCTctactttttggcctcaaacaacaccatggaatacaaggccctcatcaatggactgtgcattgccatcgagctcggcgctacatgGCTCTATGTCCACAGCAACtcggagttggtcgttgaccaattcatgaaggagtcctcttgcaaaagccgccttatggtagcatactgccaggaggttcGCAAGCCCGAGGACAAATTCCAAGGAATCGAACTTCAttatgtcccccgaaaggacaatgatgccgctgaTTTTATCGCAAAAATTGGCTGCTAG